One stretch of Planococcus sp. PAMC 21323 DNA includes these proteins:
- a CDS encoding FadR/GntR family transcriptional regulator — MNQSKRYLDIVRDIRDMIRQEKIKPGDRIPSERELAETMQVGRSTLREALRSLELLGLIETRRGEGTFLSDHRNHKLVEVLSTFILQDNRSHEDVWETRLLHEVAAIQAICKSETESQMKIWDSLRLRLKDESFQREDFVRELMVLSGNRLSLKIWFLLTQYSGNPYAGTVSSMEIDFMNNTLLAIEQQDAETAIQEFQAWSEWLKKERISNGNNT, encoded by the coding sequence ATGAATCAATCTAAACGATATTTAGATATAGTACGGGACATTCGTGACATGATCCGACAAGAAAAAATAAAGCCCGGGGACCGTATTCCATCTGAAAGGGAATTGGCTGAAACGATGCAAGTAGGTCGTTCTACTTTACGTGAAGCATTGCGCAGTCTTGAGTTACTAGGGTTGATCGAAACACGTAGAGGAGAAGGAACTTTCTTATCTGATCATAGAAACCATAAATTAGTAGAAGTCTTATCCACATTTATCTTGCAAGACAATCGTTCGCATGAAGACGTGTGGGAAACACGGTTGCTGCATGAAGTTGCAGCAATTCAAGCGATTTGCAAAAGTGAAACAGAAAGCCAAATGAAAATTTGGGACAGTTTGCGCTTGCGATTAAAAGACGAAAGTTTTCAACGTGAAGACTTTGTACGAGAATTAATGGTATTATCAGGAAATCGATTATCTTTGAAAATCTGGTTTTTACTAACACAATATAGCGGTAACCCTTATGCGGGAACCGTTTCTTCTATGGAAATTGACTTCATGAATAATACTTTATTAGCGATTGAGCAACAGGATGCGGAAACAGCCATTCAAGAATTTCAAGCTTGGAGTGAATGGTTAAAAAAGGAGAGAATAAGCAATGGCAATAATACGTGA
- the icd gene encoding NADP-dependent isocitrate dehydrogenase, protein MTNGEKISVENGVLNVPNNAVIPYIIGDGTGPDIWNAASRVLEEAVTKAYNGEKSIVWKEVLAGQKAFDETGEWLPEETLNVIREYLIAIKGPLTTPIGGGIRSLNVALRQELDLYTCLRPVRYFEGVPSPVKRPEDTDMVIFRENTEDIYAGIEYANGSDEVKKLIAFLQDEMGVKNIRFPESSGIGIKPISEEGTKRLVRAAINYAITEGRESLTLVHKGNIMKFTEGAFKNWGYEVAEQEFGDKVFTWNEYDAIKDEKGTDAANKAQEEALASGKILVKDSIADIFLQQILTRPSEFDVVATMNLNGDYVSDALAAQVGGIGIAPGANINYDTGHAIFEATHGTAPKYAGLDKVNPSSVILSGVLMLEHLGWAEAAKMITNSMEKTIASKVVTYDFARLMDGATEVKCSEFADELIKNL, encoded by the coding sequence ATGACTAACGGAGAAAAAATTTCAGTAGAAAACGGTGTTTTGAACGTACCTAACAATGCAGTAATTCCATATATTATTGGTGATGGAACTGGACCGGATATTTGGAACGCAGCTTCACGCGTTTTAGAAGAAGCGGTAACAAAAGCTTATAACGGCGAGAAATCAATCGTTTGGAAAGAAGTTTTAGCAGGACAAAAAGCATTTGACGAAACTGGCGAATGGCTACCTGAAGAAACGCTTAACGTAATTCGTGAATACTTAATCGCGATCAAAGGTCCTTTAACAACGCCAATCGGCGGCGGTATCCGTTCATTGAACGTAGCTTTACGTCAAGAGTTAGATTTATACACTTGCTTGCGTCCAGTTCGTTACTTTGAAGGCGTTCCTTCACCAGTTAAGCGTCCTGAAGATACTGATATGGTTATTTTCCGTGAAAACACTGAAGATATCTATGCAGGAATCGAGTACGCTAACGGTTCGGATGAAGTGAAAAAATTAATCGCATTCCTACAAGATGAAATGGGCGTTAAAAACATTCGTTTCCCTGAGTCTTCAGGTATTGGGATCAAACCAATTTCAGAAGAAGGAACAAAACGTTTAGTTCGTGCTGCAATCAACTATGCAATTACTGAAGGCCGCGAATCATTAACACTTGTTCATAAAGGGAACATCATGAAGTTCACTGAAGGAGCTTTCAAAAACTGGGGCTACGAAGTGGCTGAACAAGAATTCGGCGATAAAGTGTTTACTTGGAACGAATACGATGCAATTAAAGATGAAAAAGGTACAGACGCTGCGAACAAAGCACAAGAAGAAGCTCTTGCTTCAGGAAAAATTCTTGTTAAAGATTCAATCGCTGATATCTTCTTACAACAAATCCTTACACGTCCAAGCGAGTTTGATGTTGTTGCAACAATGAACTTAAACGGAGATTATGTTTCTGATGCTCTAGCTGCTCAAGTAGGCGGAATTGGTATCGCTCCTGGAGCGAACATCAACTACGATACTGGACATGCAATTTTCGAAGCTACTCACGGAACAGCTCCTAAATATGCTGGTCTTGATAAAGTAAACCCTTCATCTGTTATCCTTTCAGGCGTATTAATGCTTGAGCACTTAGGATGGGCTGAAGCTGCTAAAATGATCACAAACTCTATGGAGAAAACAATTGCTTCTAAAGTTGTAACTTATGACTTTGCACGTCTAATGGACGGCGCTACAGAAGTGAAATGCTCTGAGTTTGCTGACGAATTAATCAAAAACCTATAA
- the pfkA gene encoding 6-phosphofructokinase yields the protein MKKIGVLTSGGDSPGMNAAVRAVVRKAIYHGVEVAGVYSGYQGLIEGNIKNLEAGDVGDIIQRGGTKLYSARCEEFRTEAGQLKAIEQMKKAGLEGLVVIGGDGSYQGAMALTKRGFPCVGVPGTIDNDIPGTDYTIGFDTALNTVIEAIDKIRDTATSHERTFIVEVMGRDAGDLALWAGLAGGAETILIPEESYDIDDMIDRLQKGRNRGKRHSIIIVAEGVMSGNELKALIKEKADIETRVSVLGHIQRGGSPTARDRVLGSLFGARAVEVLIEGVGGRAIGMKNHQVVDYDMTEAFTAEHNADMSLYTLSKELAI from the coding sequence ATGAAAAAAATTGGAGTATTAACAAGTGGAGGAGATTCGCCGGGGATGAACGCAGCTGTCCGTGCGGTTGTCCGTAAAGCAATTTATCACGGTGTTGAAGTTGCAGGTGTATATTCAGGTTATCAAGGTTTAATTGAGGGGAATATCAAAAACTTAGAGGCCGGGGATGTGGGCGATATTATCCAGCGCGGTGGAACTAAATTGTACTCAGCACGCTGTGAAGAGTTTCGTACGGAAGCTGGTCAATTAAAAGCGATTGAACAAATGAAAAAAGCAGGTCTTGAAGGATTAGTCGTAATCGGTGGAGACGGCTCATACCAAGGTGCGATGGCTTTAACTAAAAGAGGATTTCCTTGTGTTGGAGTACCGGGTACGATTGATAACGACATTCCAGGGACGGACTATACAATTGGGTTTGATACAGCATTAAACACTGTCATCGAAGCAATCGATAAAATCCGTGATACTGCTACAAGTCATGAGCGGACATTTATTGTCGAAGTAATGGGTCGCGATGCAGGAGACTTGGCATTATGGGCAGGACTTGCAGGTGGAGCAGAAACAATTTTAATTCCAGAGGAAAGCTATGATATCGATGACATGATTGATCGACTTCAAAAAGGCCGTAATCGAGGAAAACGACATAGTATTATTATTGTGGCAGAAGGAGTTATGAGCGGGAACGAACTAAAAGCGCTTATTAAAGAAAAAGCCGATATTGAAACGCGAGTTTCAGTATTGGGCCATATTCAACGCGGAGGCTCGCCAACAGCACGAGATCGCGTGTTAGGAAGCTTGTTTGGGGCACGTGCAGTGGAAGTTCTTATTGAAGGTGTCGGAGGACGGGCTATTGGCATGAAGAATCACCAAGTGGTAGACTATGATATGACAGAAGCATTCACTGCAGAGCATAACGCCGATATGAGCTTGTATACATTGTCCAAAGAGTTAGCAATTTAA
- the pyk gene encoding pyruvate kinase, protein MRKTKIVCTIGPASESPEMLDRLIEAGMNVARLNFSHGNHEEHALRIERIREAANKADKIVGILLDTKGPEIRTHQMENDAIELETGQKLEVSMTEVLGTAKRFSITYEQLIEDVHVGSIILLDDGLIELRVESLDPENGIIHTIVENAGTLKSKKGVNVPGVSVQLPGITDKDAQDILFGIEQNVDFIAASFVRRSSDVMEIRGLLEKNDGAHIQIIPKIENREGVDNIDEIIMVSDGLMVARGDLGVEIPAEEVPLVQKSLIDKCNSAGKPVITATQMLDSMQRNPRPTRAEASDVANAIFDGTDAIMLSGETAAGIYPVESVETMDRIAATTEAALNYKQIVSNRRKEKESNMTEAIGQAVAYTALNLKVQAIIAPTESGTTAKMISKYRPGAPIIAVTSSERPARKLTLVWGVQPIIGPSVESTDELLETAVDESLKHGYVKHGDLVVITAGVPVGHAGTTNLMKVHVIGDILAKGQGIGKTVAFAETVVVRNAEEALAVDTEGKIIVTIGTDRDMMPAINKCAGIITEEGGLTSHAAVVGLSLGIPVIVGVKEATSLIKSNYDITMDAESGIVYHGHASVL, encoded by the coding sequence TTGAGAAAAACGAAAATTGTATGTACGATTGGCCCGGCAAGTGAATCACCTGAAATGCTGGATCGTTTAATTGAAGCTGGGATGAACGTAGCCCGCTTAAACTTCTCGCATGGTAACCATGAAGAGCATGCGTTGCGTATCGAGCGTATTCGCGAAGCTGCGAATAAAGCTGATAAAATTGTAGGTATTTTGTTAGATACAAAAGGACCAGAAATTCGTACGCATCAAATGGAGAACGATGCAATTGAATTAGAAACAGGTCAAAAACTCGAAGTTTCAATGACCGAAGTACTTGGTACTGCTAAACGCTTTTCTATTACGTATGAACAATTGATTGAAGATGTTCATGTAGGTTCAATTATTTTATTAGACGATGGTTTAATTGAATTACGTGTCGAAAGCTTAGATCCTGAAAATGGGATCATCCATACGATTGTTGAAAATGCAGGAACATTAAAAAGTAAAAAAGGTGTAAACGTTCCAGGTGTATCGGTTCAATTGCCAGGAATTACAGACAAAGATGCACAAGATATTTTATTCGGTATCGAACAAAATGTTGATTTTATTGCGGCTTCATTTGTTAGAAGAAGTTCAGATGTTATGGAAATCCGTGGTTTACTTGAGAAAAACGACGGAGCACATATTCAAATTATCCCGAAAATTGAAAACCGTGAAGGTGTCGATAATATTGACGAAATCATTATGGTTTCTGATGGTTTAATGGTTGCACGTGGCGATTTAGGTGTAGAAATTCCTGCAGAAGAAGTACCATTGGTACAAAAATCATTAATCGACAAATGTAATAGTGCCGGTAAACCAGTTATTACAGCAACGCAAATGCTAGATTCAATGCAACGTAACCCGCGTCCAACGCGTGCTGAAGCTAGTGATGTTGCTAACGCGATTTTTGATGGTACAGATGCAATTATGCTTTCGGGTGAAACAGCTGCGGGTATATATCCTGTTGAATCTGTTGAAACGATGGATCGCATCGCGGCAACAACTGAAGCAGCTTTAAATTATAAGCAAATTGTATCGAATAGAAGAAAAGAAAAAGAATCGAATATGACAGAAGCTATTGGTCAAGCAGTTGCATATACCGCTTTAAATTTAAAAGTTCAAGCGATTATTGCGCCTACTGAAAGCGGCACAACAGCTAAAATGATTTCTAAATACCGTCCAGGAGCACCAATTATTGCGGTGACGTCATCAGAACGTCCAGCTCGCAAATTAACATTAGTTTGGGGAGTTCAGCCAATTATTGGTCCTTCAGTAGAATCTACGGATGAATTGCTAGAAACGGCGGTCGATGAAAGCTTGAAACACGGTTACGTAAAACATGGCGATCTTGTTGTCATTACAGCGGGTGTTCCGGTAGGGCATGCTGGTACAACAAACTTGATGAAAGTACATGTAATTGGCGATATCTTAGCAAAAGGACAAGGCATTGGTAAAACAGTTGCATTTGCTGAAACAGTCGTTGTTCGCAATGCAGAAGAAGCTTTAGCTGTTGATACAGAAGGTAAAATCATCGTAACAATTGGCACAGATCGTGATATGATGCCAGCTATTAACAAATGTGCTGGAATAATTACTGAAGAGGGTGGGTTAACTAGCCACGCAGCAGTAGTTGGTTTAAGCCTTGGTATTCCAGTAATTGTTGGTGTTAAAGAAGCGACTTCACTTATCAAGAGTAACTATGATATTACGATGGATGCAGAGTCAGGCATTGTTTATCATGGCCATGCCAGTGTCCTGTAA
- a CDS encoding FxsA family protein, whose translation MMKWIFLALIIVPSLELALLIWAGGKLGFFATMAIIVATGLIGAFLAKKQGIKAIKDIQAGMNNFQAPGDQLLNAAFILVGGVLLLTPGFISDAIGFTMLFSPTQKIYKPFIYRMIHKKMKNTRVIVG comes from the coding sequence ATGATGAAATGGATTTTCCTAGCCTTAATTATTGTGCCATCCCTTGAATTAGCTTTGCTAATTTGGGCAGGAGGCAAACTTGGATTTTTTGCAACGATGGCAATTATTGTGGCCACTGGTTTGATTGGTGCATTTCTTGCTAAAAAACAAGGGATCAAAGCGATAAAAGACATACAAGCAGGAATGAATAATTTTCAAGCTCCTGGGGATCAATTATTAAATGCTGCATTTATTTTAGTTGGTGGTGTTTTGCTACTAACGCCTGGATTTATCTCGGATGCGATAGGGTTTACTATGTTGTTTAGTCCTACCCAGAAAATATATAAACCATTTATTTATCGAATGATTCATAAAAAAATGAAAAATACCCGGGTTATCGTAGGATAA
- the accD gene encoding acetyl-CoA carboxylase, carboxyltransferase subunit beta, which yields MAIIRDIFKRNKDNKEATMPSKSAKDVPEGLMTKCPSCKEITLTKDLEKNKKVCPKCDHHFKMTAYERINILLDAESFESMDDHLKSQNPLGFPGYTEKVQADSEKTGLNEAVLTGSGKLQGQDIVLAVMDSHFRMGSMGSVVGEKITRAIEAATERKVPFIIFTASGGARMQEGVLSLMQMAKTSVALKRHSNEGLLFVSVLTHPTTGGVSASFASVGDINIAEPKALIGFAGRRVIEQTVREKLPEDFQTAEFLLAHGQLDAVVHRDLMKQTLATIVRLHTGGANANG from the coding sequence ATGGCAATAATACGTGATATTTTTAAACGCAATAAAGATAACAAAGAAGCGACAATGCCATCAAAATCTGCAAAAGATGTACCAGAAGGATTGATGACGAAATGTCCTTCTTGTAAAGAAATAACATTAACAAAAGACTTAGAGAAAAATAAAAAAGTCTGCCCGAAATGTGATCATCATTTTAAGATGACTGCATATGAACGGATAAATATATTACTAGATGCTGAAAGTTTTGAGTCAATGGACGACCATTTAAAATCACAAAACCCACTTGGATTTCCTGGATACACGGAAAAAGTACAAGCAGACAGTGAAAAAACAGGATTAAATGAGGCTGTTTTGACTGGTTCTGGTAAATTACAAGGACAAGACATTGTACTTGCTGTAATGGATTCACATTTCCGCATGGGTTCGATGGGTTCTGTTGTCGGCGAAAAAATTACGCGTGCCATTGAAGCAGCGACTGAGCGTAAAGTGCCGTTTATCATATTTACAGCAAGCGGTGGAGCTCGCATGCAAGAAGGGGTCCTATCGTTAATGCAAATGGCAAAAACGAGTGTTGCGTTAAAGCGTCACAGCAACGAAGGTTTACTTTTTGTATCGGTTTTAACTCATCCAACAACAGGTGGAGTGTCGGCAAGTTTTGCATCAGTGGGAGACATTAATATTGCAGAACCAAAAGCTTTAATCGGTTTTGCAGGACGTCGTGTTATTGAACAAACCGTTCGTGAAAAACTACCTGAAGATTTCCAAACTGCCGAGTTTTTATTAGCGCACGGACAGCTAGACGCAGTTGTTCATCGTGATCTGATGAAACAAACATTGGCGACAATCGTACGCCTACATACGGGAGGAGCTAACGCAAATGGTTAA
- a CDS encoding response regulator transcription factor, with amino-acid sequence MLKKILIIEDEHSIATLLSYNLVQAGYETIIANDGKQGYELALSEKPSLIVLDLMLPSMDGVEVCKSIRQQKMNTPIIMLTAKGDEFDKVLGLELGADDYMTKPFSPREVVARIKAVLRRASNVPTQQQDSSQPISLGKLDVYPDRFEVFLNKEQLEFTPKEFELLVYLMENKNRVLTRDQLLSAVWKYDFAGDTRIVDVHISHLREKIEENSRKPTFIKTIRGLGYKFEEPKGI; translated from the coding sequence ATGCTGAAAAAAATATTGATTATCGAAGACGAACATTCAATCGCAACATTGCTCTCTTATAATTTGGTACAAGCAGGATATGAAACGATTATTGCCAATGATGGCAAACAAGGCTACGAACTAGCATTAAGTGAAAAACCGTCATTAATTGTTCTGGATTTAATGTTGCCATCGATGGACGGAGTAGAAGTATGTAAATCAATACGTCAACAAAAAATGAATACTCCTATCATTATGTTGACTGCTAAAGGCGATGAATTTGATAAAGTATTGGGATTAGAACTCGGCGCAGATGATTATATGACTAAACCGTTTAGTCCAAGAGAAGTGGTGGCTCGCATTAAAGCAGTATTAAGAAGAGCGAGCAATGTTCCAACGCAACAGCAAGACTCTTCTCAGCCAATCTCACTTGGAAAATTGGATGTATATCCTGATCGATTTGAAGTATTTCTTAATAAAGAGCAGCTAGAATTCACACCAAAAGAATTTGAGTTGCTTGTCTACTTAATGGAAAACAAAAATCGTGTACTGACGCGTGACCAATTGCTGAGTGCAGTTTGGAAATATGATTTTGCAGGAGATACGCGAATAGTCGATGTGCATATTAGCCATTTACGCGAAAAGATAGAAGAAAATAGTCGCAAACCTACATTCATTAAAACGATTCGTGGACTTGGCTATAAATTTGAGGAACCAAAGGGCATATGA
- a CDS encoding MaoC/PaaZ C-terminal domain-containing protein, which yields MLLGKKRKLGRRVEDIKVGENLKLTEKVEDKDLLLYLGLTNDSNPLYIQHDFASQTAFEKPIVPNIMLTGILTSAISKYIPGPGSYITNQQLNFLKPVYHYATIDFTLEVVEVDIAHNRVIVQVEGIDEQGEIVVQGQIIANPPRTIE from the coding sequence TTGTTGCTTGGGAAAAAGCGGAAATTAGGTCGACGTGTGGAAGACATTAAAGTTGGAGAGAACTTAAAGCTGACAGAGAAAGTTGAAGACAAAGATCTTTTACTCTATCTTGGTTTAACAAATGATAGCAATCCACTGTATATTCAACATGATTTTGCGTCACAAACAGCTTTTGAGAAGCCTATCGTGCCCAATATTATGTTGACGGGTATTCTTACGTCTGCAATATCTAAATATATACCGGGTCCAGGATCGTATATTACAAACCAACAGCTAAACTTTTTGAAACCAGTCTATCATTATGCGACAATCGACTTTACATTGGAAGTTGTCGAAGTAGATATCGCGCACAATCGAGTCATCGTTCAAGTAGAAGGAATCGATGAGCAAGGTGAAATTGTGGTACAAGGACAAATTATCGCCAACCCACCACGGACAATTGAGTAA
- the accA gene encoding acetyl-CoA carboxylase carboxyl transferase subunit alpha, whose translation MVKKNGKKTLAFEEPLIQLRAKISELKEYTTTAEVDLSSEIKSLEDRFSKLEEEIYENMKPWDRVQVARHPERPTTLDYIPMIFDDFIELHGDRLYGDDEAIVSGIASFNGQPVTIIGHQRGKDTKENVRRNFGMPHPEGYRKALRLMKQAEKFKRPIICLIDTKGAYPGKAAEERGQSEAIARNLVEMAGLEVPVLSIVIGEGGSGGALALGVGNQILMLENSTFSVISPEGAASILWKDSALAQTAAEAMKITAPDLLEMKIIEHMIPEVRGGAHHNPQKQAAIMTEAIRRSLEELNGLSGKELVEQRYNKFKSIGVFSE comes from the coding sequence ATGGTTAAGAAAAACGGGAAAAAAACATTAGCATTTGAAGAGCCGCTTATCCAGTTGCGTGCAAAAATTTCAGAGCTAAAAGAATATACAACAACTGCAGAAGTAGATTTGAGTTCAGAGATAAAATCTTTGGAAGATCGTTTTTCTAAACTCGAAGAAGAAATTTATGAAAACATGAAACCCTGGGACCGTGTTCAAGTTGCTCGACATCCAGAAAGACCGACAACGCTTGATTACATCCCAATGATTTTTGATGATTTTATTGAATTACATGGAGACCGTTTATACGGAGACGATGAAGCAATTGTCAGTGGCATTGCGTCTTTTAATGGTCAGCCAGTGACAATCATCGGACATCAGCGCGGTAAAGACACGAAAGAAAATGTTCGACGGAATTTCGGTATGCCGCATCCGGAAGGTTATCGTAAAGCGTTGCGCTTGATGAAGCAAGCTGAGAAGTTCAAGCGTCCGATTATTTGTTTAATCGATACTAAAGGTGCGTATCCCGGGAAAGCTGCAGAAGAGCGTGGCCAAAGTGAAGCTATTGCACGAAATTTAGTAGAGATGGCTGGACTTGAAGTGCCTGTCTTATCCATTGTTATTGGTGAAGGTGGAAGTGGTGGTGCACTAGCATTAGGTGTTGGAAATCAAATTCTCATGTTAGAAAACTCGACTTTCTCAGTAATCTCTCCAGAAGGAGCAGCTTCAATTCTTTGGAAAGATTCAGCTCTTGCTCAAACAGCAGCAGAAGCGATGAAAATTACGGCACCTGACTTATTAGAGATGAAAATTATCGAACATATGATTCCCGAGGTGCGCGGTGGAGCGCATCACAACCCGCAAAAACAAGCCGCTATAATGACAGAAGCAATTAGACGCTCGTTAGAAGAATTGAATGGCTTGTCAGGAAAAGAACTCGTAGAACAACGTTATAATAAATTCAAATCAATTGGTGTCTTCAGCGAATGA
- the citZ gene encoding citrate synthase, translating into MTSSKGLEGVVATQSAISSIIDDTLTYVGYDIDDLAVNASFEEVIYLLWHQRLPKAAELAELKQQLADNMAVPQAVLDHFKTYDIKNVHPMAALRTAVSMLGLFDEEAEVMEPEANYRKAVKIQAKISTLVTAFGRIRSGKEPVAPKTDLSFAANFLYMLSGELPEAIEEEAFNKALVLHADHELNASTFTARVAVATLSDVYSGVTAAIGALKGPLHGGANEQVMKMLTEIGSVDNVDKVIHEKLANKEKIMGFGHRVYRNGDPRAKHLREMSQKLTKIRGEEKWYDMSVKINDIVTGEKNLPPNVDFYSASVYHSLNIDHDLFTPIFAVSRTSGWLAHILEQYSNNRLIRPRAEYIGPGMQTYVPVEER; encoded by the coding sequence ATGACATCGTCAAAAGGTTTAGAAGGTGTAGTAGCAACACAATCCGCGATCAGTTCGATCATTGATGACACACTTACATATGTCGGCTATGATATCGATGATTTAGCCGTAAATGCTAGCTTCGAAGAAGTGATTTACCTGTTATGGCATCAACGTTTGCCAAAAGCAGCTGAATTAGCGGAATTAAAGCAACAATTAGCGGACAACATGGCTGTACCCCAAGCTGTGCTGGATCACTTTAAAACATACGACATCAAAAACGTGCATCCAATGGCGGCACTTCGTACGGCTGTTTCGATGCTTGGCTTGTTCGATGAAGAAGCAGAAGTAATGGAACCTGAAGCAAACTACCGTAAAGCAGTTAAAATACAAGCGAAAATCTCGACATTGGTGACGGCTTTCGGTCGCATTCGCAGCGGCAAAGAACCTGTTGCACCCAAAACAGATTTAAGTTTTGCGGCGAACTTCTTGTATATGTTGTCAGGCGAATTGCCAGAAGCAATTGAAGAAGAAGCGTTTAACAAAGCATTAGTGCTTCACGCAGATCACGAATTAAACGCGTCAACGTTTACAGCACGTGTAGCAGTGGCGACTTTATCTGACGTTTACTCGGGCGTAACTGCGGCAATCGGTGCATTAAAAGGCCCACTTCACGGTGGCGCAAACGAGCAAGTAATGAAAATGTTAACGGAAATCGGCTCGGTCGATAACGTAGACAAAGTTATTCACGAAAAACTAGCAAACAAAGAAAAAATCATGGGCTTTGGTCATCGCGTTTACCGCAATGGCGACCCGCGTGCGAAGCATTTGCGTGAAATGTCACAGAAATTGACGAAGATCCGTGGCGAAGAAAAATGGTACGACATGTCCGTTAAGATTAACGACATCGTGACAGGCGAGAAAAACTTGCCACCAAACGTTGATTTCTACTCGGCATCGGTATACCATAGCTTGAACATCGACCACGATTTATTTACACCTATTTTCGCGGTTTCGCGTACATCGGGTTGGTTGGCACACATTTTGGAGCAATACTCAAACAACCGTTTGATCCGCCCACGTGCGGAATATATCGGACCGGGTATGCAAACTTATGTACCTGTTGAAGAAAGATAA
- the mdh gene encoding malate dehydrogenase, whose protein sequence is MTFKRKKISVIGSGFTGATAAFLLAQKELGDVVLVDIPNMEDPAKGKALDMAEAAPVLGFDARIKGTANYEDTENSDLVIITAGIARKPGMSRDDLVQTNQKVMKSVTADIVKYSPNTTIIVLTNPVDAMTYTVFKASGLPKERVIGQSGVLDTARFRTFVAEELDVSVKDVTGFVLGGHGDDMVPLVRYSYAGGVPLESLIDKERLNEIVARTRKGGAEIVNLLGNGSAYYAPAASLVEMAEAIIKDQRRIMPSIAYLEGEYGMNGIYLGVPTILGAGGIEKIIEIDLNKEETDLLNQSAESVKAVMKILA, encoded by the coding sequence ATGACATTCAAACGTAAAAAGATTTCTGTGATCGGATCTGGCTTTACAGGCGCAACTGCAGCATTCCTATTGGCTCAAAAAGAATTGGGTGATGTGGTATTGGTTGATATTCCGAATATGGAAGATCCGGCAAAAGGAAAAGCTTTAGATATGGCAGAGGCTGCGCCTGTGCTTGGATTTGATGCCCGCATAAAAGGAACAGCCAACTACGAAGATACTGAGAACTCGGACTTGGTTATTATTACTGCAGGGATAGCACGCAAGCCAGGTATGAGTCGAGATGATTTGGTTCAAACCAATCAAAAAGTTATGAAATCAGTAACGGCAGATATTGTGAAATACTCTCCTAATACAACAATTATTGTATTGACCAACCCAGTTGATGCGATGACCTATACAGTATTTAAAGCATCTGGGCTACCAAAAGAGCGAGTTATTGGACAGTCGGGAGTATTGGATACTGCACGATTTAGAACGTTTGTAGCTGAAGAATTGGATGTTTCGGTGAAAGATGTTACCGGATTTGTTTTAGGTGGTCATGGAGATGATATGGTTCCGCTTGTTCGGTATTCTTATGCTGGTGGGGTGCCGTTAGAGTCTTTAATTGATAAAGAACGTTTAAATGAAATCGTTGCCAGAACGCGTAAAGGCGGCGCAGAAATTGTAAACTTATTAGGAAATGGATCAGCTTATTATGCACCAGCCGCGTCGCTTGTCGAAATGGCCGAAGCGATCATTAAAGACCAGCGCCGGATTATGCCATCTATCGCTTATTTAGAAGGTGAATATGGCATGAATGGTATATATCTAGGTGTGCCAACCATTTTAGGAGCTGGCGGCATCGAGAAGATTATTGAAATCGACTTGAACAAAGAGGAGACAGATTTATTAAATCAGTCAGCTGAGTCGGTTAAAGCAGTCATGAAAATATTGGCTTAA